A stretch of Fusarium poae strain DAOMC 252244 chromosome 2, whole genome shotgun sequence DNA encodes these proteins:
- a CDS encoding hypothetical protein (MEROPS:MER0043475), whose translation MARNLRIAVLECDTPFPSVLETRGQYGDVFRTLLDKGLKHETLGDKVKDVSYDISRWDVVTAQEYPNIEEVDGFLLTGSKHTSFADEPWILKLVEFVQNIYTGTDKPIVGICFGHQIIARALGAKVAVSPGGWEVCVDRINLNETGQKLLGVESLGLHQMHRDAVLEIPEGLVSLGSSSKCQIQGLYRPGRIMSFQAHPEFDDFIMEEIMKARYEQKIFSQEMYEEGITRARAAHDGVLVSAKIWEFLLGN comes from the exons ATGGCACGCAACCTTCGAATTGCTGTATTGGAGTGTGATACACCTTTTCCTTCTGTCCTTGAAACGCGTGGACAGTATGGAGATGTCTTTCGTACTCTCCTCGACAAGGGACTGAAGCATGAGACATTGGGCGATAAGGTCAAGGATGTGAGCTATGATATTAGCAGATGGGATGTTGTCACAGCTCAAGAGTATCCAAACATTGAAGAAGTCGATGGCTTCTTGTTGACGGGAAGCA AACATACATCCTTCGCTGATGAGCCTTGGATTTTGAAACTCGTCGAGTTTGTCCAAAATATCTATACAGGTACGGATAAACCCATTGTGGGTATCTGTTTTGGACATCAGATTATTGCGCGAGCACTGGGCGCAAAGGTCGCTGTTAGTCCTGGCGGTTGGGAAGTTTGCGTGGATAGAATCAATCTTAACGAGACTGGTCAAAAGCTCTTGGGAGTTGAATCGCTC GGTCTTCATCAAATGCACAGAGATGCAGTCCTCGAGATCCCAGAGGGTCTGGTCAGTCTGGGTAGCAGCTCCAAGTGTCAGATACAAGGACTATACAGGCCTGGTCGTATCATGTCATTCCAGGCCCATCCCGAGTTTGATGATTTTATCATGGAGGAGATCATGAAGGCAAGATATGAGCAAAAGATCTTTTCTCAGGAAATGTATGAAGAGGGTATTACGAGAGCGAGGGCGGCACATGATGGAGTTTTGGTGTCGGCCAAGATTTGGGAGTTTCTACTTGGCAACTAA
- a CDS encoding hypothetical protein (TransMembrane:1 (n7-18c23/24o47-73i)) — protein MAPLKDLGLGQILARALSSSTLSQPPTLVSRQTVETVTVTADNGNDAQTLSGGAIAGIVIGSIFGVLLLLWVIRSCLNLGAPPQEREKWYHYKEEPRHHHRSRSRRSHRSSISAPPPLVVRESRSRSHRGRSPGHHGRDRSRSTRYYV, from the coding sequence ATGGCACCGTTAAAAGATTTAGGTTTGGGTCAAATCCTTGCCCGAGCcctctcctcatcaacaCTCTCTCAACCACCAACTCTCGTTTCTCGCCAAACCGTTGAAACCGTCACCGTTACCGCAGACAATGGAAACGACGCCCAAACTCTAAGCGGCGGAGCTATCGCAGGCATCGTCATTGGTTCCATCTTTGGagttctcctccttctctggGTCATTCGCTCGTGCCTCAACTTGGGGGCGCCGCCACAAGAGAGGGAGAAGTGGTATCACTACAAGGAAGAGCCTCGACATCATCACCGCTCGCGAAGTAGACGGTCGCACAGGTCGAGCATTTCTGCGCCGCCTCCCCTTGTTGTTAGGGAATCGAGATCGAGAAGTCATCGGGGAAGATCGCCTGGACATCATGGACGGGATCGCAGTCGCAGTACACGGTATTACGTCTAA
- a CDS encoding hypothetical protein (TransMembrane:12 (i35-55o67-86i119-145o157-176i188-211o231-255i267-290o321-345i366-388o394-415i436-455o467-488i)), with amino-acid sequence MESQSPRDKNVPIDDSAALEQLGHKQELKRNFSKISLLGLAFAILNTWTALSASISLALPSGGPSSVIWGLMVAGICNLCLAAPLAEMLSAYPTAGGQYHWAALIAWPRWSRGISYVTGWINAAGYVVLTATGPLLGSAFVINVITFMHPTYETKPWHQFLIYLVFTFIALVINAFGTRLLPLFNKAAFIWSISGFVIISITVLACAAPDYQSGSFVYGNFINQVGWPDGVAWMLGLLQGAFSLTGFDAAAHMIEEIPNARVEGPKIMIWCILIGMFSGFIFLSCLMFVLKDVQGVIGSPAGSLLQIYFDATGSKAGSVCLIVFSIVCIVFAGTAIMTTSARMTYSFSRDRGLPFSHVWAKVHPTLDVPINALLWTTAWVIIFGLILLGSSSAFNAITAASVVALGVTYAIPPAIHLLRGGNKLPENRPFKLSTPVRWICSLVGVAWAILTTVLFVFPPELPVTPTNMNYCIAAFGIILLLSVGTWIFDGRKNYKGPLIEINMDDATLEGASMEETTSTSNPEDDIKSHKP; translated from the coding sequence ATGGAGTCCCAATCGCCACGGGACAAAAACGTACCTATCGACGACTCAGCTGCTCTGGAACAACTCGGCCACAAGCAGGAACTCAAGCGCAACTTTTCCAAAATCTCCCTCCTCGGTCTCGCCTTTGCGATCCTCAACACATGGACTGCTCTGTCAGCGTCAATTAGTCTTGCTCTTCCATCTGGTGGCCCCAGCTCTGTTATCTGGGGTCTTATGGTTGCTGGAATATGTAACCTCTGCTTGGCTGCTCCTCTGGCAGAGATGCTGTCTGCCTACCCAACTGCTGGTGGTCAGTATCACTGGGCTGCCCTTATAGCTTGGCCACGATGGTCAAGGGGTATCAGCTATGTCACTGGTTGGATCAACGCAGCTGGATATGTTGTCTTGACAGCGACTGGGCCGTTGCTTGGAAGTGCCTTTGTTATCAACGTAATCACTTTCATGCACCCTACCTACGAAACGAAGCCCTGGCACCAATTCCTCATTTACCTCGTCTTTACCTTCATCGCCTTGGTCATCAACGCCTTTGGCACACGATTACTCCCTCTCTTCAATAAAGCCGCTTTTATCTGGAGTATCTCTGGTTTCGTCATTATCAGCATCACTGTCCTTGCCTGTGCAGCACCCGATTACCAAAGCGGCTCCTTCGTATACGGGAATTTCATCAACCAGGTTGGATGGCCTGATGGAGTGGCTTGGatgcttggccttcttcagGGTGCCTTTTCTCTGACCGGTTTCGACGCTGCGGCTCATATGATTGAGGAAATTCCAAATGCCAGGGTTGAAGGTCCCAAAATCATGATCTGGTGTATCCTTATTGGCATGTTTTCTGGTTTCATCTTCCTGTCATGCCTCATGTTCGTTCTCAAGGACGTCCAAGGCGTTATTGGGTCTCCTGCAGGCTCCTTACTGCAAATTTACTTTGACGCTACAGGGAGCAAAGCCGGAAGTGTCTGTCTCATTGTCTTCTCTATCGTCTGCATCGTGTTTGCCGGTACTGCTATCATGACCACCAGTGCGCGCATGACATACTCATTCAGTCGCGACCGCGGACTTCCTTTCAGCCATGTCTGGGCCAAGGTTCATCCTACGCTAGATGTACCGATTAATGCCCTACTCTGGACGACAGCCTGGGTAATCATCTTTGGACTTATTCTCCTTGGAAGCTCGAGCGCTTTCAACGCCATCACTGCAGCTTCTGTCGTGGCTCTTGGTGTCACATATGCCATCCCCCCTGCAATTCATCTCCTTCGCGGCGGCAATAAACTACCCGAAAACCGGCCCTTCAAATTGAGCACCCCTGTGCGCTGGATTTGCAGTCTTGTTGGTGTTGCGTGGGCCATCCTTACCACAGTTCTGTTTGTCTTTCCACCCGAGCTTCCCGTCACCCCCACCAACATGAACTACTGTATCGCTGCGTTTGGAATTATTCTGTTACTTTCTGTCGGTACTTGGATCTTTGATGGAAGGAAGAACTATAAGGGCCCTCTTATTGAGATTAACATGGACGACGCTACTTTGGAGGGTGCGTCCATGGAAGAGACGACATCCACGTCTAATCCAGAGGATGATATAAAGAGTCACAAGCCTTAG